A genomic window from Silene latifolia isolate original U9 population chromosome Y, ASM4854445v1, whole genome shotgun sequence includes:
- the LOC141632776 gene encoding uncharacterized protein LOC141632776 produces the protein MGFWNVRGLNSPAKQKHIKWFLHHHQVGLFGLRETKVKPSSLNKISSNICTGWSISTNSSYHKGGRVWLLWKPNLFDLQFIEYNAQFIHVLVHELATGSQFYLTMVYAFNGLSERKALWSRLQDMSGHIHSPWLICGDFNTVLAPSERLGGSTTKEEMEDFQNCLDVCHMVDIPATGSLFTWNNKQEAATRIFSRLDRALVNHEWIDQKKEFYAHFHLEGCFDHTRCIIQRLSDMGQRKGSFKYFNMWSTTEHFLPCVT, from the coding sequence ATGGGCTTTTGGAATGTAAGGGGGTTGAACAGTCCAGCAAAACAGAAACATATTAAGTGGTTCTTGCATCATCATCAAGTTGGATTGTTTGGCCTCCGTGAGACGAAGGTTAAGCCTTCTTCTCTAAATAAAATTAGTTCTAATATTTGTACTGGATGGAGTATTTCTACTAACTCTTCTTATCATAAGGGTGGTAGGGTTTGGCTGTTATGGAAGCCTAACCTTTTTGATTTACAGTTTATTGAATACAATGCTCAGTTCATACATGTCCTAGTGCATGAGCTGGCTACTGGTTCTCAGTTTTACCTTACTATGGTGTATGCGTTTAATGGTTTATCTGAAAGGAAGGCTTTATGGAGTAGACTTCAGGACATGAGTGGTCACATTCATAGTCCATGGCTCATCTGTGGGGATTTCAATACTGTGTTGGCTCCTAGTGAAAGGTTAGGAGGGAGTACTACTAAGGAAGAAATGGAGGATTTTCAAAACTGTCTTGATGTTTGTCATATGGTTGATATTCCTGCTACTGGATCCTTATTTACTTGGAATAACAAACAGGAGGCGGCTACAAGGATTTTTAGCAGACTTGATAGAGCACTTGTAAACCATGAATGGATTGATCAGAAAAAAGAGTTCTATGCTCATTTTCATCTTGAAGGGTGCTTTGATCACACTCGTTGCATCATTCAGAGACTGAGTGATATGGGACAAAGGAAAGGAAGCtttaagtattttaatatgtggagtaCTACTGAACATTTCTTACCTTGTGTAACTTAG